A window of Odocoileus virginianus isolate 20LAN1187 ecotype Illinois chromosome 22, Ovbor_1.2, whole genome shotgun sequence contains these coding sequences:
- the LOC139030415 gene encoding uncharacterized protein, with the protein MACGIPRRKESLTTGLPALPGSSRTSSERGKFDFFLLLAVSKRLLILCAAPLFLCKVGFLAVNSVPISVAFESPSGAKLTWRKEHLCAQKESPRVAERSHAEGGDVSGARRGRRPGEGEAHRRQRVSWSRFESDRGRRSGFRSQQTKRLRSNRPALGEAPATQEAEAQRRRPAPPSAALLPRPAPGPNGREPPILATGRPSNAWSAAAPERAAPYTPRVGGARAQPLIRLQAGREEPARGRGASGLVVPPQASDPLSAVSDACSLRCRAVGTPQRGKKIERTSAGSSSRLQNKECRAQAGGRLGR; encoded by the exons CATTGCCCGGATCAAGCCGGACTTCCAGCGAGAGAGGAAAATTtgactttttcctcctcctcGCAGTTTCAAAGAGACTGTTAATCCTCTGCGCCGCTCCCCTCTTCCTCTGCAAAGTTGGTTTTCTAGCTGTAAACTCCGTTCCCATCTCGGTTGCCTTCGAATCGCCGTCAGGAGCCAAGCTGACTTGGAGAAAAGAACACCTTTGTGCACAGAAGGAGAGCCCCCGCGTGGCCGAGCGGAGCCACGCAGAAGGAGGAGACGTTTCGGGCGCGCGCCGGGGCCGGCGGCCGGGGGAGGGCGAGGCCCACCGGAGGCAGCGTGTTTCGTGGAGCCGCTTCGAAAGCGACCGAGGCAGACGGAGCGGCTTTCGAAGTCAGCAAACAAAGCGTCTCCGCAGTAACCGCCCGGCTCTGGGGGAGGCTCCAGCCACTCAGGAGGCGGAGGCGCAGCGCAGGCGCCCGGCTCCTCCTTCCGCGGCCCTCCTCCCACGCCCAGCTCCCGGTCCCAACGGCCGCGAGCCGCCAATCCTGGCGACGGGCCGCCCTTCAAACGCCTGGAGCGCCGCGGCCCCGGAACGGGCGGCCCCCTACACGCCTCGCGTCGGTGGTGCGCGGGCGCAGCCGCTGATTCGTCTCCAGGCGGGCCGGGAAGAACCCGCAAGGGGCAGGGGAGCCTCTGGGCTGGTGGTTCCCCCCCAGGCCTCGGATCCCCTCTCGGCCGTTTCAGACGCGTGTTCTCTTAGGTGCCGAGCCGTCGGCACAccgcagagggggaaaaaaatcgaAAG AACTTCTGCCGGTTCTTCATCGAGGTTACAAAACAAAGAGTGCAGAGCACAAGCTGGAGGCAGACTTGGGCGCTGA